The genomic segment GAGGTCGCCGCTCTCCTCGTGGACACCGCCCAGGTTGAGAAGGCTGTTGGCGATGCTCGGATGGTCGTCGCCGAAGAGCTCTCGGCGGATCTCCAGACCGCGTTCGTAGAGCGCCAGGGACTCCTCGTAGCGCTGCTCCCGGAGAGCGCAGAAGGCGAGGTTGCTGACCGCGCTCGCCACCGCCGGATCGAGCGGCCCGTAGACCTTCTCGCTGAGCTCGACGGAGCGTTCGAGCAGGGGGCGAGCCTTCTCCGGCCGGCCGAGGAGGAGGTGCGCCGAGCCCAGGCTCGAATGGACTCGCGCCACCTCCGGAGTCTCGTCGCCGAGCGAGCTTTGCCAGATCGCCAGCGCCCGGCCGTAGAGGCCGACCGCTTCGTCGAGGCGATCGGACATCGAAGCCTGAACCGCCAGACCATAGAGCGAGGCCGCGATCGCCGGATCCCCTGCCGGCAGCAGGCGTTCGCGGATCGCCAGCGCCTCGACCTCGGAGGCCTTGGCGGCGACCAGCTCGCCGCTGCGCTGCTGATAGAGCGCGACGTCGTGCAGGGTCGCCGCGATGGCGAGCTCGTCCGGGGGTATCTCGGCGCGTCGCAGGTTGAGGGCGCCTTCGGCCAGAGCCAGCGCATCGCGGTAGCGACCGAGGGTGAAGTAGACCCGCCCCACGGTGACCATCAGCGTCGCCTGCATCGAGGGCGGACCATCGAAGTGCTCCGCCAGCTCGCCGGCCCCTAGGTCGAGAAGCTCGATGGCATCGACCTGCCGGCCTTGGGTCTGCCGAGGATCGGCGGCGCTGAACAGGTCGACCAGGAACTGCGTCACCTGCTGAGCTTCGTCCCGCGCCTGCTCGGCCTGACGCTGGGACTGGCGGGCGAGCTCCGCCGCGGCGCTCGCCCGGCGGGCTTCGAAGGTCCGAGCCACCAGGCCGGCACCGAGGGCGAGGAACAGCAGCAGAGTGGCGATGGCGACCCCGCGGTGACGGCGCAGCAGCTTGGAGAAGCGATAGACGGCGCTCGGCGGTCCGGCTTCGACGGGCTCGTGCTGGAGGTGCTTCTCGAGATCGGCGGCGAGCTCGGCAGCGGATCCGTAGCGATCCTCTCGGCCGCGGGCGACGGCCCGCAGAGTGATCCAATCGAGATCCCCGGCCAGGCGACGCTTGAGCTCGGGCGGCGAGAGGTGCCGTCCGGTGGCGACCTCCAGGCGCTGATCTTCGTCGAGGCTGGCCAGGCGCTGGCTCGGCCGTGGCGGATCGTTGTTGAGGACCTGGTGCACCATGCGCACCACGCTGCCGCTGCGGCCGTCGTGGGGCGCCACCCCGACCAGCAGCTCGTAGAGCAAGATTCCCAGCGAATAGACGTCGGTGCGGGTGTCGAGGTCGTCGCTGTCGCCGGCGAGGGCCTCGGGGCTCATGTAGGCGGGGGTCCCGACCGCCAGGCCGGCGGTCATCAGGGTGGCGCCGCTCAGCGGTGAGTCGAGTGCCTTGGCGATTCCGAAGTCGATGATCTTCGGAGTCAGACGGCCGTCGACTTCCGTCACCAGCACGTTCGAGGGCTTGAGATCGCGGTGCAGCACCTGCCGCTGGTGGGCGTGCTCGACGCCCCGACAAACGGCGATGATCAGCTCGAGACGCTCCTCGATGGTCAGCCGTCGCGCATTGGCCGCTCGGTGGATCGGCTCGCCCGGCACCCACTCCATGGCGAAGAAGGGAAAACCGTCGGCGGTGGTGCCGGCTTCGAGGATTTGCCCGACGTTGGGGTGGGACAGGCGAGCCAGGGCCTGGCGCTCGGCCTGGAAGCGGGCCCGCGAGGCCGTCCCTTGGAGGCTGTTGTGCATCACCTTGAGGGCGACCTTGCGATGCACCGGCTGGCGCTGCTCGGCGAGGTAGACCCGCCCCATGCCGCCACTGCCGAGGGAGTCGAGGATGAAGAAGGGACCGATGCGGTCCGGCAGCTCCTCCTCGACGTCCGGTGCGGAGACCCGAGCGATGCCCGGTTCCTGCCCCTCCGGCAGCAGATCGACGGTGGTTTCGGCGGGCGCTCCACCGGCGTAGGCCGGAGCCGCGAGGAAGTCGCTCAGGTCCTCGTCGGAAGAGTCCACCGCTTCCCAGACGCGGGACAGCAGATCCTGATCATCGCCGCACTCCGATTCCAGGAACTTGCGCCGCTCCTCCGGTTCGAGATCGAGGGCGCGATCGATGAGGTCGTAGAAACGTTCTTCCTGCTGCTGGCTCATTCGGCCGACTTCTTCCCGCTGGCGAGCTGGGCGAAGAGCCAGCGGCGGGCGACCTGCCAATCGCGCGCCACGGTAGCGCGGGACAAGCTGAGACACTCGGCGATCTCCTCGAGGCCGAAGCCTCCGAAGTAGCGCATCTCGACGAGCTGGGCCTGGCGGGGGCGGATGGCCGCCAAGCGCTCGAGGGCATCGTGCACCGCGAGCAGGCGATCATCGAGCGGCACCTCGACCTCACCGACGCTGTCGAGGGAGATCTTCTGGCTCGGATCCCAGCGTTTCTTGGCCTGCAGACGGCGGGCATGGTCGACCAGGATGCGACGCATGGCCTGGGCCGCGAACTGGAAGAACTGCGAGCGGTTGGCGAGGCGCACCGGAGCTCCGCCGAGGAGCTTGAGATAGGCCTCGTGAACCAGCGCCGTCGTCTGCAGCGTGTGATCCGAGCGCTCGCGCCGGAGATGGCTCGCGGCCAGCCGGCGCAGCTCTTCGTATACCAGCGGCAGGAGCTCGTCGAGGGCGGCCGCGTCGCCGGCACGCCAATCGGCGATCAGGCGGGTGACGTCATTCGGAGGAGGTTCGGGCATCGTTCGCGGTACCGCCAGTCACGCCACGGGCGAGATCAGATCATCGCAGGTCCTGGCCACGGCCATTCTAGTGTCAGTCCCGGCCCTCCGTTTCATCGCAGTGAGCATCCCTTCCGGGCCTCAGTCGGAGGTCGCGCCATCGGCCATCTCGCGGTACAACCAGGCGCGCGCCTTCACCCAGTCGCGCCGCACGGTGCGGTCGGTCACGTCGAGCATGGCGGCGATCTCCTGGTCCGTCATGCCGCCGAAGTAGCGGCACTCGACGACCTGGGCGAGCCGTGGTGAGACCTCCTTGAGGCCTCCGAGGGCGCGGTCGAGGTCGACGATCCAGGCCGCCTGTTGTCCTTCGACGGAGAGGGGCACGGCATCGAGATCGACGGCGTGGCGGTCGCCGCCGCGCTTCTCGGCGTTGCGCCGGCGCGCATAGTCGGTGACCACCTGGCGCATGGCGCGAGCGGCAACAGCGTAGAAATGAACCCGATCCTGCCAGTCTTGGGAAGAGCTGCCCGCCAGCTTGAGGAAAGCCTCGTGCACAACGGCCGTGGTGTCGAGGGTCTGGGAACCTCGCCGCCCGCGGACCCGATGCCTGGCCATCCGCCGCAGCTCGCCGTAAACCATCGGCAGAAGCTCATCGAGAGCCGATCGGTCGCCCTCTCGGAGTCGCCCCAGGAGCACGGTGACCTCGGTCGCCGTGAATTCGGTCGCCGTGAATTCGGTCACCGGATGTCCGTCAGAGGGTGTTTTCTTCGTTGCCATGGATGAACGCCTGTGGCCTCGAGGCCGGCATACGTACATACTATCCGCTGCCTGAGCCAAAGCTGAACCGCGCTCGCAAGCCTATCCCGACCCACTCCCCAGCGCTCCGCTGCCAGGGTCCGTTCGTCTGCCAGCGGCAGCATTCCTTCACCAGCGATCCGATGGCAGCCTGCGACCGACTCACCACCCCCTCAACGCCTCTTCCGCCCCGAGCCGATAGAGTGGATCGGTGGATGCGAGTCGACCATCGGAGCGCTGGCGGCGGACTGAAGCGGCTCTCGATCTGCTGCTCGATCTGCCGCCCGCGAAGCGCGAGAGAAAGCTGCGGGAGATCGCCGCTCAGGACTCGGCTCTCGAGCGCGAGCTGCGTTCTTTGATCGCCTACCTCGAGCCCGCCCGGGACCCCTTGGAGGAGGGCGTCGCGGGCTCGGCAGTCGCCCTGCTTCAAGGGCTCGAGGCAGAGGTCGAAGGGGAGCGGGCAGGGCGCCATGGCGAGCTCGGCCCCTACACCCTGGGTGAGCTGCTCGCCGTCGGCGGCATGGGGCGGGTTTACCGGGCCCATCGTCGCGATGGGCTGTTCGAGCGCGAGGTCGCCGTCAAGGTGATGCGGTGGGAAATCCCCGACCCCTCGCTGCGGGCTCGCTTCGACCAGGAGAGAAGGATCCTGGCCCGTCTCCAGCACCCTGCCGTGGCCCAGCTCATCGATGGTGGGGTGACCGCCGA from the Acidobacteriota bacterium genome contains:
- a CDS encoding serine/threonine-protein kinase produces the protein MSQQQEERFYDLIDRALDLEPEERRKFLESECGDDQDLLSRVWEAVDSSDEDLSDFLAAPAYAGGAPAETTVDLLPEGQEPGIARVSAPDVEEELPDRIGPFFILDSLGSGGMGRVYLAEQRQPVHRKVALKVMHNSLQGTASRARFQAERQALARLSHPNVGQILEAGTTADGFPFFAMEWVPGEPIHRAANARRLTIEERLELIIAVCRGVEHAHQRQVLHRDLKPSNVLVTEVDGRLTPKIIDFGIAKALDSPLSGATLMTAGLAVGTPAYMSPEALAGDSDDLDTRTDVYSLGILLYELLVGVAPHDGRSGSVVRMVHQVLNNDPPRPSQRLASLDEDQRLEVATGRHLSPPELKRRLAGDLDWITLRAVARGREDRYGSAAELAADLEKHLQHEPVEAGPPSAVYRFSKLLRRHRGVAIATLLLFLALGAGLVARTFEARRASAAAELARQSQRQAEQARDEAQQVTQFLVDLFSAADPRQTQGRQVDAIELLDLGAGELAEHFDGPPSMQATLMVTVGRVYFTLGRYRDALALAEGALNLRRAEIPPDELAIAATLHDVALYQQRSGELVAAKASEVEALAIRERLLPAGDPAIAASLYGLAVQASMSDRLDEAVGLYGRALAIWQSSLGDETPEVARVHSSLGSAHLLLGRPEKARPLLERSVELSEKVYGPLDPAVASAVSNLAFCALREQRYEESLALYERGLEIRRELFGDDHPSIANSLLNLGGVHEESGDLAAARQRYREAMEIHQRSLGANHMVTARSVSALGKTYLADGDYGAAEPLLRRAWEIRRAALPEGHLRRQESARKLLDLLTATGRADEGGELRKEIATDS
- a CDS encoding sigma-70 family RNA polymerase sigma factor — translated: MPEPPPNDVTRLIADWRAGDAAALDELLPLVYEELRRLAASHLRRERSDHTLQTTALVHEAYLKLLGGAPVRLANRSQFFQFAAQAMRRILVDHARRLQAKKRWDPSQKISLDSVGEVEVPLDDRLLAVHDALERLAAIRPRQAQLVEMRYFGGFGLEEIAECLSLSRATVARDWQVARRWLFAQLASGKKSAE
- a CDS encoding sigma-70 family RNA polymerase sigma factor, yielding MATKKTPSDGHPVTEFTATEFTATEVTVLLGRLREGDRSALDELLPMVYGELRRMARHRVRGRRGSQTLDTTAVVHEAFLKLAGSSSQDWQDRVHFYAVAARAMRQVVTDYARRRNAEKRGGDRHAVDLDAVPLSVEGQQAAWIVDLDRALGGLKEVSPRLAQVVECRYFGGMTDQEIAAMLDVTDRTVRRDWVKARAWLYREMADGATSD